GCGCTGCTTGGACCGGCTGATGCCACCCTGCATACACTTGCCGCTTTTTTTCGCACCCGGATTGTAGTCCGGGCCGGCAAAGTGCTGCTCTCCGGCCCGGCTGAGGAGCAGGAGGAGCTTGTCGAGCTGTTCGGTCGGCTTGTTCAGCGCTGCCGCAGCGGCGAGGCTGTTACGCCGGAACTTCTTGAAGCGGAAGTCGGCGCCATCAGGGCCAGCCGGCGTAGAGTTAAGCCAGCGGAGGCCGGCGCTGATATATTGGTTGTTCGGACTCCACGCAAGACGATTGTTGCCAAATCGGCAAACCAGCGTGCTTATCTTGAAGCAATTGCCCGGTCCGAAGTTGTACTGGCAATCGGCCCGGCTGGAACAGGAAAGACCTATCTTGCGGTCGCGACCGCAGTCGAAGCACTGGTTTCGGGTCGGGCGAACCGGATTGTGCTGACCCGGCCTGCGGTCGAGGCCGGCGAGTCCCTCGGATTTCTCCCAGGTACGCTCAAAGAGAAGGTGGACCCGTACCTTAGGCCGCTGTACGATGCCCTGTTTGACATGGTGCCCGGTGAGCGGATGCGGCGGCTACTTGAAGAAGAGGTGATCGAAGTGGCGCCGCTAGCGTACATGCGCGGCCGGACACTCTCGGATTCGTATATCATTCTTGACGAAGCCCAGAACACCACTTCCACCCAGATGCGAATGTTCCTTACCCGGCTCGGTTGGAACTCAAAGGCAATCGTAACAGGCGATACCACTCAGATTGATCTGCCTCACTCGCATACCTCCGGGTTGGTTGAAGCTGAATCGCTCCTTGGTGCGGTACCCGGCATCAAGATAGTGCGGTTCAACGAAACGGACGTGGTCCGGCCTCCGCTGGTGTCACGAATAATTACAGCATACGAGGCGCGGTTTGCCAAAGAGGGAAACCGAGGTGAAGATACGGGTCCTGAATACTAGCGACCAGCGGGTGAAATCAGACGCAGCCCGGCTGGCAAGGACACTCAACCAGTTCCTCTTGAATTACCTTCCGCGTTTTGACCTGCGGCGGTCAGCTTTGAGCCAAGAGCCGCCAGCTATCTGTGTCAATGTCGTACTTGTGGACGACCACCGGATTCGTGAGCTGAACAGGCGCTTTCGGAAGCAGGATCGCCCGACCGACGTCCTGTCGTTTCCCTTGGGCGCAGCCGACTTGGACACAGGCGAGGTCGTTCTGGGTGAAATATATGTTTCGCGCGACAGGGCGCGGGCTCAGGCCCGGGAAAATGGGGTCGCGTACCATAACGAGCTCAAACGCCTGATGTTGCACGGTATCCTTCATCTCCTGGGCTTTACGCACCGGGAGATGGAACCGTTCTATAGAAACTGCCTCTGAGCTGTCAGAGAGCGTCTAATGTGTAGTACGAGAACACAGCACGATGGTCAAGAAGTGGTGGTGACAGTACTGGTCTTGGCGTCCGCCAAGCATCACGTCGCGCCGGCAACAGCCTAATGCTCTGGCCTTGGTATCTTGCCGCAATTGGCGTACTTTTTGTCCTGTCAGCCGTTTTTTCAGGCTCGGAGACCGCGTTGTTCAGCCTGAGCCACGCCAGCCGAGAGTGGCTCCAGAAGGAAAAACCTAGTGCCGGCAGACGGGTCAGTCAACTGCTCGCCGAACCGGAGCGGCTTCTGGGTACGATACTACTTGGCAACCTGTTGGTCAACATCTCGGCATCGGCCTTCTTTACCCTCGCAATCATTGACTGGGCTGGCCGAGCTAACAGGAACCCGGACCTCTACTTGGGCTTTGGTGGTCTGGTAATGACCGGGCTCGTACTCGTATTCGGCGAGGTCAGTCCAAAGATTATCGCCAGCCGCCGCCCGGATGCTTTTGCCGCCTTCGCCGTGGACTTCATGGCTGTTGTAAGACTAGTATTGTCTCCTTTTTCGTTGCTGCTGGTCCGACTCGGTCAGCTTGTCTCGCTCCGCAAGCCGGAGCCGGACGTACTCTCCGAAGACGAACTTCACACGATGATTCGTCTGGGACGGGAACGCGGGGTGATTGTCGAGCGTGAAGCCGAAATCCTTCATAATCTCGTCGGCCTTGAGCAGCGGACCGTGTCCAGCGTAATGACGCCGCGTATTGATATCGTCTGGCTTGATGCCGGTGCTCCGGTACGTCAGGCAATTGAAGTCTGTCGCATGTCTGGCTTTTCCCGGCTGCCGGTTGCCGACCGTACTATTGACCGGGTTGTAGGCGTCGCATATGCCAAGGAGCTGGTCGCGTCATCAGACCTGACTGCGCCGGTAAAGGCTGTGTGCCGGCCGGCCTATTTCGTGCCCGAGACTAAACGTTTACCCGTGCTGCTCGAGGAGCTCCGTAAGAAAGGTTCACACATTGCCATCGTGGTTGACGAATTCGGTCAGACCGCGGGACTGGTCACACTTGAGGATGTGCTCGAGGCGATATTCGGCGAGATAACCGACGAGTTTGACGAAGCCGAAGAATTGCCGTATTCCCACCTGGACGAAAACACGGTACTGGTTGACGGTGAAATTGACATTGCCACGCTGGAACGGTTCTTTCCGGGCGCATTCCGCGGAGTCGAACACGACCGGTTGGCCAGCTTTATTCACGAACGGCTGGGCCGGCTGGCGCGGCCGGGCGACCGCATCGTTGTCGCCGACCTGGAGTTGACGGTACATTCGGTCGTTGAAAACAAGCTCGAGAAGGTACTCATTCGACGTGTCGGCGGAGGGCACACCTGATGGCGCTGCTTGCTGCACTAGTGCTGGTTTTCACACTTGGATTTTTCGCTGGCTCCGAGACCTCGGTATACCGCGCAAACTGGATTCGGCTGACGCACTGGGCAGAGTTGCGGGGCGGTGGGGCGCGTCTCGCTCTCAGGTTGCTTTCCTGGCGCGAAGTAGTTGTTATCGCGACACTAGTCGGTACGAATCTTTGCCAGGTGTTCTCCACGCTGCTCGTGGTCAGATTTGCAGCGGCAACATTCGGCCCGGCCTATTCGAGCGTCGCCGTTGTCGTACTAGTCATCGTAACCCTGGTTCTGGGTGAGTACCTGCCTAAGGCGCTTGCCCAGGCCCGACCGAACCGTTGGCTGGCTGAATCAGCCTGGCTCTTGGCCGGAAGTCTTGTCGCCTTCTTGCCACTCGTGATGTTGCTTGGTGCGTTGACGCGGGTCTTTGCTGCGCCGTTCGGCCAAGGCCGACGCCGGCTGGCTTTGACTCGCCAAGACTTTCTTTCCGCCCTGCGCCGGCGTGAGCGTCACTTCTGCTCAGTCGCCCAGGCCGATTGCCGGCCGGGCCAGACGTCGTCAAGCATCGCCGCACGCCTTCTACGCTTCTCAGGAATGACAATCGGCGACGCCGCGATACCACTCGAACGGATCCAGAGTGTGCCCGAGGGCGCGACGGTCGAGGAAGTGCGTTCGGTGGTCGAGCGATATGGTTTTTCCCGGATCCCGGTTCGGAGCAAGGAACATGGCAAACTCGTTGGCGTTATCGTAGCCAAGAACCTCCTTGGCAGCGGGCCTTTGCGGATG
The window above is part of the candidate division WOR-3 bacterium genome. Proteins encoded here:
- a CDS encoding PhoH family protein translates to MNQETPAGAKSGRTGQRRRESDARNPRPDSEQSTIGEPRDKPLIQGAGPRSTRNTQAGERTLELDVEGVDPVALLGPADATLHTLAAFFRTRIVVRAGKVLLSGPAEEQEELVELFGRLVQRCRSGEAVTPELLEAEVGAIRASRRRVKPAEAGADILVVRTPRKTIVAKSANQRAYLEAIARSEVVLAIGPAGTGKTYLAVATAVEALVSGRANRIVLTRPAVEAGESLGFLPGTLKEKVDPYLRPLYDALFDMVPGERMRRLLEEEVIEVAPLAYMRGRTLSDSYIILDEAQNTTSTQMRMFLTRLGWNSKAIVTGDTTQIDLPHSHTSGLVEAESLLGAVPGIKIVRFNETDVVRPPLVSRIITAYEARFAKEGNRGEDTGPEY
- the ybeY gene encoding rRNA maturation RNase YbeY; the protein is MKIRVLNTSDQRVKSDAARLARTLNQFLLNYLPRFDLRRSALSQEPPAICVNVVLVDDHRIRELNRRFRKQDRPTDVLSFPLGAADLDTGEVVLGEIYVSRDRARAQARENGVAYHNELKRLMLHGILHLLGFTHREMEPFYRNCL
- a CDS encoding hemolysin family protein, which encodes MLWPWYLAAIGVLFVLSAVFSGSETALFSLSHASREWLQKEKPSAGRRVSQLLAEPERLLGTILLGNLLVNISASAFFTLAIIDWAGRANRNPDLYLGFGGLVMTGLVLVFGEVSPKIIASRRPDAFAAFAVDFMAVVRLVLSPFSLLLVRLGQLVSLRKPEPDVLSEDELHTMIRLGRERGVIVEREAEILHNLVGLEQRTVSSVMTPRIDIVWLDAGAPVRQAIEVCRMSGFSRLPVADRTIDRVVGVAYAKELVASSDLTAPVKAVCRPAYFVPETKRLPVLLEELRKKGSHIAIVVDEFGQTAGLVTLEDVLEAIFGEITDEFDEAEELPYSHLDENTVLVDGEIDIATLERFFPGAFRGVEHDRLASFIHERLGRLARPGDRIVVADLELTVHSVVENKLEKVLIRRVGGGHT
- a CDS encoding CNNM domain-containing protein, coding for MALLAALVLVFTLGFFAGSETSVYRANWIRLTHWAELRGGGARLALRLLSWREVVVIATLVGTNLCQVFSTLLVVRFAAATFGPAYSSVAVVVLVIVTLVLGEYLPKALAQARPNRWLAESAWLLAGSLVAFLPLVMLLGALTRVFAAPFGQGRRRLALTRQDFLSALRRRERHFCSVAQADCRPGQTSSSIAARLLRFSGMTIGDAAIPLERIQSVPEGATVEEVRSVVERYGFSRIPVRSKEHGKLVGVIVAKNLLGSGPLRMHKLERVKRTARALEVLEMMQHRGQHIAVVTDESGMDIGIVTLEDIIEELVGEIRSEA